From a single Pyxicephalus adspersus chromosome 11, UCB_Pads_2.0, whole genome shotgun sequence genomic region:
- the LOC140340711 gene encoding hemocytin-like isoform X2, with product MKWENFCYLFITALSFCQSHHEVPQEGRNSSSKEPILKCPHGMKESNCAGCWSKCPVEGMSCEKKDCQSGCACEEHGHVWHNGMCIPASQCPYIPKEGDKCPEGMVWNFCSSCDHYCNVFGQDCIPGCRIGCVCKKEDHRMFNRICQSKFACNEYAFVQSCSKGKKYSYCVKCEQFCFPTSECAKKCTQGCVCEDETLVIYNSNCIKRKDCPRHGIGSFP from the exons atgaaatgggaaaatttctgttatttattcataactg ctctgtcattctgccaAAGTCATCATGAAGTTCCGCAGGAAGGCAGAAACAGCAGCAGCAAAG AGCCAATCCTTAAGTGTCCACATGGTATGAAAGAGTCGAATTGTGCCGGGTGTTGGTCCAAATGCCCAGTAGAAGGAATGAGTTGCGAGAAAAAGGACTGCCAAAGCGGCTGCGCTTGTGAAGAACACGGACACGTGTGGCATAATGGAATGTGCATTCCAGCTTCTCAGTGCCCCTACATTCCTAAGGAGG GTGACAAATGTCCAGAGGGCATGGTGTGGAACTTCTGCTCCAGCTGCGATCACTACTGCAATGTGTTTGGGCAAGACTGCATCCCTGGCTGCAGGATAGGTTGCGTGTGTAAGAAGGAAGACCACCGCATGTTTAATAGAATCTGCCAGAGTAAATTCGCATGCAATGAGTATGCTTTTG ttcaATCATGTTCCAAAGGCAAAAAATATTCTTACTGTGTAAAATGTGAGCAGTTCTGTTTTCCTACAAGTGAATGTGCCAAAAAGTGTACCCAAGGCTGTGTGTGCGAGGATGAGACACTTGTTATCTACAACAGTAATTGCATTAAGCGTAAGGACTGCCCTAGGCATGGCATCGGCTCT ttcccCTAA
- the LOC140340711 gene encoding hemocytin-like isoform X1, translating into MKWENFCYLFITALSFCQSHHEVPQEGRNSSSKEPILKCPHGMKESNCAGCWSKCPVEGMSCEKKDCQSGCACEEHGHVWHNGMCIPASQCPYIPKEGDKCPEGMVWNFCSSCDHYCNVFGQDCIPGCRIGCVCKKEDHRMFNRICQSKFACNEYAFVQSCSKGKKYSYCVKCEQFCFPTSECAKKCTQGCVCEDETLVIYNSNCIKRKDCPRHGIGSVSISLVKTGNWLPKVMCCNNKNREDLKINTLFYQ; encoded by the exons atgaaatgggaaaatttctgttatttattcataactg ctctgtcattctgccaAAGTCATCATGAAGTTCCGCAGGAAGGCAGAAACAGCAGCAGCAAAG AGCCAATCCTTAAGTGTCCACATGGTATGAAAGAGTCGAATTGTGCCGGGTGTTGGTCCAAATGCCCAGTAGAAGGAATGAGTTGCGAGAAAAAGGACTGCCAAAGCGGCTGCGCTTGTGAAGAACACGGACACGTGTGGCATAATGGAATGTGCATTCCAGCTTCTCAGTGCCCCTACATTCCTAAGGAGG GTGACAAATGTCCAGAGGGCATGGTGTGGAACTTCTGCTCCAGCTGCGATCACTACTGCAATGTGTTTGGGCAAGACTGCATCCCTGGCTGCAGGATAGGTTGCGTGTGTAAGAAGGAAGACCACCGCATGTTTAATAGAATCTGCCAGAGTAAATTCGCATGCAATGAGTATGCTTTTG ttcaATCATGTTCCAAAGGCAAAAAATATTCTTACTGTGTAAAATGTGAGCAGTTCTGTTTTCCTACAAGTGAATGTGCCAAAAAGTGTACCCAAGGCTGTGTGTGCGAGGATGAGACACTTGTTATCTACAACAGTAATTGCATTAAGCGTAAGGACTGCCCTAGGCATGGCATCGGCTCTGTGAGTATTTCACTTGTAAAGACTGGTAACTGGCTGCCAAAAGTGATGTGCTGTAACAATAAGAACAGAGAAGATTTAAAGAtcaatacattattttatcaataa